From Nicotiana tabacum cultivar K326 chromosome 22, ASM71507v2, whole genome shotgun sequence, one genomic window encodes:
- the LOC107772946 gene encoding uncharacterized protein LOC107772946 — protein sequence MKVEDSTSMDRSLSNQSMEKISDRLSGLDNLYFPRAQQSSASTASQRKSLLLDLLTRDVPLFLERYGSQLTSDDLNEFEALKNDYEINWHLNRLRSVISPTQEDLKSRSVKIKNRRRAYLDKLVNDGQYFSEDAMREREPYLHHEYVGKFQDPSGRSMARPGERWSETLMRRSEEAMLVEKIRDEQQRRGVAQSDWIGFDNQELEKVEEEEEEESEEEEEEEETEEEEEEEDEEQEQYEGERDISANRQEVQPNNLDTSNDTPSETRRPAVMETLSTEEMQERMDQFAYIMQQKFLLGEDSLDYSKIDGDETLDDHWMKEENYDAEEKYFDDDD from the exons ATGAAAGTGGAGGACTCGACGTCTATGGACAGAAGTTTGAGTAACCAATCCATGGAGAAAATATCAGACAGGCTTTCAGGACTGGATAACCTCTACTTCCCACGCGCTCAGCAATCATCTGCCTCCACTGCCTCCCAACGGAAATCCCTTCTTCTCGATCTTCTCACGCGCGACGTGCCGCTTTTTTTAG AACGTTATGGATCGCAGTTAACATCAGATGATCTTAATGAATTTGAAGCGTTAAAAAATGATTATGAAATCAATTGGCATTTGAATCGTCTGCGAAGTGTTATTAGCCCAACGCAAGAAGATTTGAAGTCCAGGTCAGTTAAGATTAAGAACAGACGACGAGCATATCTGGACAAATTAGTAAACGATGGACAGTACTTTTCAGAGGACGCAATGAGAGAACGAGAGCCATATTTGCACCATGAGTATGTTGGGAAGTTCCAAGATCCAAGTGGGAGGAGCATGGCAAGACCAGGGGAACGATGGTCTGAGACGCTGATGAGGCGGTCAGAAGAGGCAATGCTTGTTGAAAAAATTAGGGATGAGCAGCAGAGACGAGGTGTGGCTCAAAGTGATTGGATAGGATTTGACAATCAGGAACTTGAAAAGGtggaggaagaggaggaggaggagtcggaggaagaagaagaagaagaagaaaccgaggaggaagaagaagaagaagacgaggaGCAGGAGCAATACGAAGGTGAAAGGGACATTTCAGCTAATAGACAAGAG GTTCAGCCAAACAACCTTGATACTTCTAATGACACGCCATCTGAAACGAGAAGACCTGCTGTGATGGAAACTTTGTCAACGGAGGAGATGCAAGAACGAATGGACCAGTTTGCTTACATCATGCAGCAAAAGTTTTTATTGGGAGAAGATAGTCTGGATTACTCAAAAATTGACGGGGATGAGACCTTGGATGATCATTGGATGAAAGAAGAAAATTATGATGCTGAAGAAAAGTACTTTGATGATGATGATTGA